A window of Pyrinomonadaceae bacterium genomic DNA:
CCAGTAAAAGTCTTCCCTAAAAACGAGAATCATGATGACCCTGTACGGCGATTCTGTGGAATTACGGTGCTGCTGCTCGTGGTCTTGTGACTTCGAGCCGAGCGCGGAAGCACGCTCACGCTCAACAGAAACCTGACTTTGGAACTAGCGTGACACAACTTTTTTGGAGGTAGGACAAAGCCATGAGAATTATGCGACTCATCGTTGGTGTTGGCCTCGCATGTTTACTTTTCGGCGTGCCTGCATTAGCCCAAACCGCCGGCACGGGAGCAGTTACCGGAACGGTAACCGATCCACAAGGTGCAAGCGTGACCGGTGTGCAAGTGACGATCGTCAACGAAGCGACCGGCGAGAAACGCAATGCTGTCAGCCAGGACAACGGCGATTACGCCTTTTCGCAACTGCTGCCCGGCGCCTACCGTATCGAGTTTTTCAAGTCAGGCTTTAAGAGGGCGATCAAGGCGGGGCTTCGTGTCAACGTGACGGAGACAAGCCGGCTCGACATCCAGCTTGAAGTAGGCGAAATGACTCAGACAGTCAGCGTGACCACTGAGACCGAATTATTGCAATCGGAGTCTCCCGCGCTGGGACGAGTCGCAGATGAGATCGCGGTAAAGAATCTTCCGCTGGTTACTCGCAACTACACTCAGATCGTGACGCTCTCGCCCGGGATTTCAGCCGGAGTGACGAATGCGACCGCGTTGGGACGCGGGACGGGGGGCGAGTCGGGAGGAGGATTCCGCTCAAACGGAGCGTTCGGTGGCGACAATAACTTCCAGATGAATGGCGTGCAGATTAACGACCTTCAGGCGAGCGGCGGCTTTAGTGGCGGCATCGCCATTCCCAGTCCCGATGCAATTCAGGAATTCAAAGTGCAGACCGGTCTGTACGACGCCTCTTTCGGGCGCAACGCCGGGTCGAACGTAAACGTCGTGACTAAAAGCGGTGGTAATGCGTTTCATGGTTCGGCATTCGAGTTTTTCCGTAACGATGTACTCAACGCGAACGACTTTTTCCGAAACCGTGCCGGACAACCCCGCGGCATCTTGAGACAGAACTTGTTTGGAGGCACGGTCGGCGGTCCGATCAAGAAAGACAAATTGCTCTTCTTCTTTTCTTACCAGGGGACTCGGCAGATTAACGGAGTAGGCGGGGGCTCAACCGCCAACATCTCCTCGCCGGCGTTCACCAACGATCGCTCGCGCGCCGCATTGGGAGCTTTGTTTGCAGGGCAACGAGGCACCTTCCAGACGCAACTTGGCAACGTTGGACCAGCCATTCTCGCTGACGGTTCAAACATCAGCTCGCAGGCCATCGCTCTGTTGAATCTGCGACACCCGAACGGGGCATTTGTGATTCCGACTCCGCAAACAGTTAATCCAGCGTTGCCGTTTGACGTGCGCGGTTTTTCCGCGTTCAGCGAACCCGGCACCTTCGACGAAGATCAGTTCATGATAAACCTGGACTTGCTGCACACGGACAAAAGCAAGATCTATGGCCGCTTCTTTGCGGCGGATAGTGACCTGGTGAACCCGTTTCCGACAAGCCAAACAGGGACTCCTACCGTCCCCGGCTTCCCGGTATTTATCCCCAACAAGTTCAGGAACCTTTCGCTGGCCCACGTCTACATGTTTAACCCCACGGTGGTCAATCAGTTTGATTTCGGGTTCCACCGCACAGAGGTCGGCAACCTGCAACAGGAGCCATTCACGTTTGCGGACATCGGAGTGAATGCGCCGCCAGTCGCCAATCAGTTCCCGGTGATTGGGGCGGGTACGATGGCTACCGGCGGAAATGGTCAGAGCGTGCGAGTGAATCAGGATCATTTCAACTTCCAGGACTCGGTGACTTGGATGCGCGGACGTCACACATTCCGTTTAGGTGGTGGCTACACTCGCAGCAAGCTCGACCTGGATGACTTCACCTTCTTCGGCGGAATCATAACGACGAGTTGGGCTGACATATTGCTGGGTCTTCCTGCCGCCGGCAATGGCACCCCGTTCAGCAATATCTTTCTGTCCATAGACCTGCCCGGCGATCTCAATCGCTCGTGGATCGTCAACGACGGGAACTTGTATATCCAGGACGATATAAAATTGACTCCTTCATTTACCTTGAATCTCGGGTTGCGTTATGAGCGACTTGGGCATCTCGGTGACACCGGCGGGCGAAACTCAGGGTTCGATATCAGCCTGGCCAATCCCGATCCACCGGCTGGTGGCACCCTCGCAGGCTTCACCGTTTCCAATAACTTTCCGGGTACTGTTCCAGCGGGCGTGACGCAGTTAGATAATGAGTTCGGCACTCGGGGAGAAGGACAGAATAACTTTGATCCACGAATCGGCTTCGCCTGGCGGTTGCCGAACTCCTTCCTGCCATTCTCAGAGCGGATGGTTCTGCGCGGAGGCTATGGGATATATCACACGCGTGCGACCGGACAAGCCTTTCTTCAGTTGGCGACTGCACGGCCCTTCGCCGCGCTGCGTCAGTTTCAAGGCGCCCCAAACGCCGCCGCCTCTATTGCGAATCCATTTCAGCCTGAGCCCGTGTTGCCTGCATTTGCGCCTTATTCGCCGACGACGGCGCTGACAACTTCGCTGGTCGTTCCGAATTATCGCCCACCAAAAACGCAGCAGTACAACTTGAGCCTGCAGGCAGATCTCGGACGCAACTATCTGGCGGAAGCCGGCTACGTGGGAACGCGCGGCTCTAACCTCGTCTTTTCTCACTCACTCAACCAAGCCCTGCTGGCCAGTGCGTCCAATCCGATTCGTGGCGTGACGACTAACACAGCGGCGAATGTCCCGCTGCGCGTGCCCATCCGGGGTTTTACGGCAACCGGCCTGAACGCTATCGATTCGAGTGCTACCTCGCGTTACGACAGTCTGCAACTTAGCCTCACGAAGCGGTTCAGCGGTGGGTTGCAGTTTCTCGCTGCTTACACGTTCGCCCATGCTTACAGCGACGCGGCCGCAAACACTTCGGCTGCGGGTACTGGTGGAATCGCCGGAAACCAGAATGACCGGCGTGCCACTTACGGCCGCACCGACTTCAATCGCGAGCACCGGTTCGTTTTGAGTTACGTCTATGATTTCCCCAGTCCAAAACAATTCAACTCAGTGGTGAACCACTTGTTGGGCGGGTGGTCACTCGCGGGTGTGACCACGATCCAATCGGGTGTCCCGCTTAGCCTAACCGGCACGAACGCACAAAACGCCTTTGGCATCACGAGTGACCGAGCGCCATTGGCCGCCGGGTGCACGCACGCGAACCTGGTTACGTCCGGTTCCACAGTCAGCAGGTTGGGCGGAGCCAGCGGTGGGTCGGGTTACTTCAACAGGGTGTGTGTAAACGGCCTGCTCGCGGTTGGTGGCGCTCCTGTTTGGCCGCTGATCGAACCTGGCGGCGGCAGGGATTTCGGCAACAGTGGTGTGGGCATCGTGATTGGCCCGGGTCAAAATAACTCCGACATCGCGATCATCAAACGGACACCCCTGCGCTTTATCAATGAGAGCGCTAATGTCGAGTTCCGCACCGAGCTTTTCAACGCTTTCAACCATCCGCAGTTCGGCAACCCCGGCACCAATGCTTCCGCGGCCACATTTGGGGTGATCTCAACTACCTCAGTGAACCCGCGGATCATTCAGTTTGGGCTGAAGTTGAACTTTTAACGAGGATAAGTTTCGCCGCTCCCTTTTTCTTATTCGACTCCCCGTTTATGAACCTGCGGCGGTTTGAAGGAACCGCCGCAGTGTTAGTGGCGAGCGTCAAGATGTCGAACCAGCGTGAGAAACCTTTGTTGAAGGAGTTAAGCAATTGCCTCATCTAAATCGATATGCAAAAAGGCTTTGGGTATTAGGCTTCGCACTGGTCATGCTGACCGTGCCGCAAATCCAGGCCAGGCGAATCAAATGACGACCGAGTTGCATTTGGAGAGGTTAGAGCTGCGCGAGATCGAATTGCCGCTGATATCTCCGTTCGAGACCAGTTTCGGCCGCACCACCCGCCGTCGCATCTTGATCGTGAGAGCTTTCGACAAAAGCGGCGCCTCCGGTTATGGCGAGTGCGTGGCCGCCGAAAAGCCTTTCTTCAATTACGAAACGATCGATACCGCGTGGTTGATTACCACGAAGCACATCGGTCCGCTCCTGACCCAGGCTCGTGTCAAAAGCGCCGCCGAAGTGAACGGCTCGGTGGCGCAAATTCGCGGTCATCGGATGGCCAAGGGCGGTGTCGAGACCGCGGTGTGGGACCTGGAAGCGAAACTGGCCGGCCGTCCTTTGTGGCAATACCTCGGCGGTACGCGCGATGAGATCAACTGTGGAGTCTCAATCGGATTACAGGAAACAACTGAAGAGTTGTTGGATAAAGTTGCCGTCGAACTGGACGCCGGTTATCAGCGGATCAAAATCAAAATCAAACCGGGTAAGGATATTCAGTTGGTCGAAGCGATTCGGTCACAGTTTCCGAATATCACGCTCTCGGTTGATGCTAATTCGGCCTACTCGCTGAATGGGCACTTGAGTGTAGTTAAACAGCTCGATAATTATCGGCTGCTCATGATCGAACAGCCGCTGACCGCGGGCGACCTGGTTGACCACGCGAAACTGCAAAGCCAAATCAAGACTCGCATCTGTCTTGATGAGTCGATCGTTTCGCTTGACGACGTCCGCCACGCTCTGGAATTGGGCGCGTGCCGAATCGTCAACATCAAACTGGGGCGCGTGGGTGGCCACACCGAAGCGCGGCAGATTCAAGCTTACGCGGCAGATCGCGGGGTTCCTGTGTGGTGTGGCGGAATGCTGGAATCCGGCATCGGCCGCGCGCATAACATCGCAATGTCAACCCAGTCCGGATTCACTCTGCCCGGGGATGTCTCGGCTTCGAAGCGTTACTGGGAAGAGGACATCATCGATCCGCCCGTCAAAGTCTCGCGGCAAGGCACGATCAAGGCACCGACCGGTCCCGGAATCGGCTTTGACGTTAATGAAGATCGAATCGAGGCGTTGACGGTCAGGCGGGAGACGGTTCGCTTAGACACATAAACTAACGGGATTTTTGCAGCCCCGTAGGGGCCAAATGTTTATAGCTGGCAAGCGGCCCCAGAATTATCAAGCTCCTTTAGGAGCGGAATGTGCGGAACAAGCTCCAAATACTTTCGGCGGATACTAAACATTTCGCTCCTGACGGAGCTTTAATAACTAAGGCCAGCTAGGGTTCTATAAACATTTCGCTCCTGGCGGAGCGAAGACGCTGGCTTTCATCTCATTCCATGAACGATTTTTTCAAGCGCTATCTCCTGCCGGGTTTTGTCTTCGAAGCGGCAGTGATTGGCGGGGGCTATGCCACCGGGCGCGAGCTGGTCGAGTTTTTTCTGCCGGCCGGAGCGTGGGGTGGTTTGTTGGGGATGGCCGTCAGCATGCTGTTGTGGAGTGTCGTGCTGATGATCAGTTTCGAGTTGGCGCGACGCGCACGAGCTTACGACTACCGTTCGTTCTTCAAATTGTTGCTTGGTCCAGCCTGGTTCCTGTTCGAGATAGCCTACATCCTTCTCATGATTATCATACTGGCGGTGATGGGAGCGGCGGCCGGTGAAATCACGAACAACCTGTTTGGCTTGCCGAAACTGGTCGGCTCGCTCGCCATGATCGCCGCCACCGCTTTCGTGCTGTTTAATAGCAACGCCACGATCGAGAAATTCCTGGCGATGTCGGTCGGCTACCTGTACCTCGTTTACATCGTCTTTGTTATCTGGAGTATTTTCGCGTTTGGCGATCGTATCGCGGCCAACTTTTCGTCGGTTCCGGTGAGCGGCAATTGGTTCAAGGCCGGTCTTACTTATGCCGGTTACAACGTGGCGTGTATTCCGGCGGTGCTTTTTTGCATCCGGCACCTGACGCACCGCCGCGAAGCACTCGTCGCAGGGTTCTTAGCTGGCCCTCTCGGCATGCTGCCGGGTTTCGTTTTTTACATCGCGATGATGGGCTACTACCACGAGATCGGAGCGGTCGCATTGCCCTCAGCTTTTCTGCTGGACAAGCTCGGAGCGCCGTGGTTCGCGTGGGCATTTCAGATTGCGGTGCTGCTGACACTGGTAGACACCGGAGTGGCCCTGCTGCATGCGATTAACGAACGAGTGGCGAGAACGTTCGAGGAGCGGAAGCGGCCCATGCCGCGATTTCTGCGGCCCGCCATTTCGGGGGGCATCATGGTCGTGTCCGTATACGCCGCCGCCGCGGTTGGTCTGGTGAGTCTAATTGCTCAGGGTTATGGACTGCTCACCTACGCCTTTATTCTGCTGTTGATTCTGCCGGTACTAACAGTGGGCATCTGGCGAATTGTGCGCCCCGCGAGTGTGTCGGCAACATGAACACGTGAAATTCGTCTTCCTGGGAGATTAATCATGAAACGACGATCTGTGTTTTTCGGGTTACTGCTGGCGGTAGGCATCCCGATCATCGGGACAGCGCAGGGAACTCGATTGCTTCGTCACCCGAGTGTGAGCCGCGATTTGGTCGCCTTCGCTTACGCGGGAGATTTGTGGCTTGTGTCGCGCGACGGTGGCCAGGCACGCCGGCTCACTTCGACGGCCGGGGCCGAAATGGATCCTTACTTCTCGCCCGATGGGTCGCAGATTGCTTTCAGCGCCACAGTTGCCGGTAACACCGATGTGTACCTGGTGCCAACCACGGGCGGTGACCCCCGGCGATTAACTTATCATCCCGGCCCTGATCGAGTTCGTGGGTGGACGCCGGATGGTCGCCGGGTGCTGTTCGCGTCGGGCCGGGTGGGCGCGCCACAGCCATACTTCCGGCTCTGGACGATCGGGTTGGATGGTGGTTTGCCGGAAGCGTTGCCGATGCCTCGGGCCTTCAGCGGTGTTTACTCACCCGATGGCCGTCGTGTCGCCCACGAAGAGTTTTCCACGGCGTTTATTCCCGCGTGGTACGAGGCCAGCTATTGGAAAAACTACCGCGGCGGCCGCACGCATCCGATTCGAGTGATGACTCTGGCCGATCATTCCATAGAGAAACTTCCCTGGACCAACAGTAACGACACCGACCCGATGTGGATCGGCAACACAATTTACTTTCTCTCTGATCGCAATGGCATGGTCAACCTCTTCTCGTACCGCGCGGACACAAAGCAGGTGGCCCAGGTTACGCGTCACGAGGATTTCGATGTGATGAACGCCTCCGCGGGCGCTGATGCAATCGTGTATGAACACGCCGGCTATGTGCATCTGCTCGATCCCAGATCGGGGCAGTCTCGTCGACTCAACATCGATGTGAACGGCGACCTGCCCTGGGCCCGGCCCCAGTTTAAGAAAGTAGTCAGCATGATCCGTAACTCCGCGCTCTCTCCCACCGGCGTGCGCGCGGCCTTCGAAGCGCGCGGCGAGATTTTCAGCGTGCCGACGGAAAAAGGCGACTACCGAAATCTCACGCAGAGCCCGGGCGCGCATGATCGTAGTCCGGCGTGGTCGCCTGACGGGGCGAAGCTAGCCTGGCTTTCAGACGCCAGCGGAGAATATCAACTAATGCTGGGCGATCCGCTCGGTCTGACGGCGGCACGTTCTATTTCACTGCCGTCAACGGCATTCTTCTCCGCCCCGGCGTGGTCTCCCGACGGCACGCAACTCCTGCTTCAGGACAACCACAAGAATCTTTGGATGATTGAAGTGACGAGCGGCAAGGCGACGAAGATCGATACCGACAATTATCCCGATCCGTTTCGTTCGTTCGACGCGACCTGGGCGCCCGATTCCAAGTGGGTCGCTTATTCCAGGAACCTGCCGAATCGTCTCCGCGCTATCTTCATTTACTCGCTGGCTGAGAAAAAGAGTCAACAAGTTACGGACGGACTGGCAGATTCGATCTCGCCTGCCTTCGATGCGGGAGGCAAATATCTTTACTTCATGGCGAGCACTAATTATGGGCCGAGCACCGGTTGGCTGGAAATGAGTTCGATCGATCGGCCGGTGCGTCGTGCGATTTACCTCGCGGTGTTAGGCGCGACCGAACCCTCGCCACTATTGCCGGAAACCGGTGACGAACCACCGCCACGGCCCACCCCCGGCGAAGCGCCACCGCAACCTACACCGGCGGCGCCGCGGACGCTGAATGTTCGCGTTGACTTCGATCGCATCGCACAAAGGATAATTGCCGTCAATATTCCAGCCGGCGAGTATAGCAATCTCACTGCGGGCGCAGCCGGAAGTTTCTATTACACTGAACCGATTCAGACGACTGCACCTGGACCACCTTCACTCCGATTGCAACGCTACCAACTCAGTGCGCGCGCCGCCGCTCCTTTTCTGGAAGGCATTCGCTCGTACTCGCTCTCGAGCGACAAGAAGAAACTGCTCTATCAGGCCGCTGCCGGTGGCGGAGCCAGTTGGGGAGTCGTGCCTACCGATCGGCCGGCGCCTGTGAGAGTCGGGGATGGGCCGCTCAACCTCGCGACTATGGAGATGCGCATCGATCCCAGGGCTGAGTGGGAAAATATTTATCGCGAGACCTGGCGCATTCAGCGCGAGTATTTTTACGATCCGAAATATCACGGCGCTGATTGGGAGCAAGTCTTTGAGAAGTATCGTCCGTTCGTGGCTCACGTCGGTCATCGGGCGGACCTGGCATATCTCATCGCGGTGGTGGGCGGAGAACTGGGGGTAGGCCACTCATATCTAACCGGCACGGGCGACGTGCCGGGTGAAGATCCGGTGCCGGTTGGACTATTGGGAGCAGACTTCGCGATCGAGAACGGACGCTACCGAATCAAGCGCATCTATACCGGCGAGAATTGGAATCCCGATCTGCGAGCGCCGCTCAGCGCACCGGGCATTCAAGTGGCCGAAGGAGACTACATTCTCGAAGTAAATGGCCGTGCGCTCGCGCCGCCCACTAACCTTTACAGCTCGTTTGAGGGAACAGCGGGAAGGCAGACGCTAATCAGGGTCAACAAGACTCCTTCAATGGAAGGCTCACGGGTGATTACCGTGATTCCAGTACCAAGTGAGGATGGCCTGCGCGCGCGAGCTTGGATCGAAGACAATCGGCGAACTGTTGACAAGCTTTCCAACGGCCGGTTGGCGTACGTTTGGCTTCCTAATACCGGAGGACCCGGCTACACGTACTTTACTCGTTACTACTATGCGCAGCAGGACAAGGAAGGCGCGATCATCGATGAACGCTATAACCAGGGCGGCCAGGTTGCCGATTACATAGTTAGTGAGCTGGACCGCAAGCTGATGGGCTATTTTGCGCAGCGCGACGGTCAACCGGCTACTTCACCCATTGCCGGAATCTACGGACCGAAAGTGATGATCATCAACGAATCGGCCGGGTCAGGCGGCGACGCATTGCCCTACATGTTCCGACAAAGAAAGCTCGGTCCCATGATCGGAACTCGTACCTGGGGCGGGCTGGTCGGCACTTTAGGTTTTCCGCCGACCATCGATGGCGGAGGAATCACAGCTCCCAACCTGGCCTTTTACGATTTGTCGGGCAAGTGGGCGGTCGAAAATGAGGGCGTGCCGCCGGACATCGAGGTGGAATACACACCGGCTGAAGTCATTAAGGGACACGATCCACAGCTTGAACGCGCGGTGCAGGAAGCAATGAAACTGCTGGAACAGAGTCCGGTGAAGCGCGTACCCCGACCGGCGCCGATCAATCGCGTGTCCAGGAGACCGGACAGCAGGTGATTACTCTCAAAGTGAGGTTTGATTCATGAGGATACACAGAGTTTTTCGGGCAGCTTTGTTGCTGCTGTCGTTCAGTGCGTTCGCGTTCGGTCAGGATAAAGTCGAGATTCTCGACAAGTATGTCGAAGCGGCGCGCCGGGAGTGGAAGATTCCCGGAATGTCGATGGTCGTCGTGCGAGACGGCAAGACGCTCTTTTCGAAAGGATACGGCGTACGCGAGCAAGGGAAACCGTTGGCGGTTGATTCCTCGACGCTCTTCGGCGCGATGTCAACGACCAAAGCGATGACGGCAGTGGCGATGGGCATTCTCGTGGATGAGGGAAAGGTCG
This region includes:
- a CDS encoding TonB-dependent receptor, producing MRLIVGVGLACLLFGVPALAQTAGTGAVTGTVTDPQGASVTGVQVTIVNEATGEKRNAVSQDNGDYAFSQLLPGAYRIEFFKSGFKRAIKAGLRVNVTETSRLDIQLEVGEMTQTVSVTTETELLQSESPALGRVADEIAVKNLPLVTRNYTQIVTLSPGISAGVTNATALGRGTGGESGGGFRSNGAFGGDNNFQMNGVQINDLQASGGFSGGIAIPSPDAIQEFKVQTGLYDASFGRNAGSNVNVVTKSGGNAFHGSAFEFFRNDVLNANDFFRNRAGQPRGILRQNLFGGTVGGPIKKDKLLFFFSYQGTRQINGVGGGSTANISSPAFTNDRSRAALGALFAGQRGTFQTQLGNVGPAILADGSNISSQAIALLNLRHPNGAFVIPTPQTVNPALPFDVRGFSAFSEPGTFDEDQFMINLDLLHTDKSKIYGRFFAADSDLVNPFPTSQTGTPTVPGFPVFIPNKFRNLSLAHVYMFNPTVVNQFDFGFHRTEVGNLQQEPFTFADIGVNAPPVANQFPVIGAGTMATGGNGQSVRVNQDHFNFQDSVTWMRGRHTFRLGGGYTRSKLDLDDFTFFGGIITTSWADILLGLPAAGNGTPFSNIFLSIDLPGDLNRSWIVNDGNLYIQDDIKLTPSFTLNLGLRYERLGHLGDTGGRNSGFDISLANPDPPAGGTLAGFTVSNNFPGTVPAGVTQLDNEFGTRGEGQNNFDPRIGFAWRLPNSFLPFSERMVLRGGYGIYHTRATGQAFLQLATARPFAALRQFQGAPNAAASIANPFQPEPVLPAFAPYSPTTALTTSLVVPNYRPPKTQQYNLSLQADLGRNYLAEAGYVGTRGSNLVFSHSLNQALLASASNPIRGVTTNTAANVPLRVPIRGFTATGLNAIDSSATSRYDSLQLSLTKRFSGGLQFLAAYTFAHAYSDAAANTSAAGTGGIAGNQNDRRATYGRTDFNREHRFVLSYVYDFPSPKQFNSVVNHLLGGWSLAGVTTIQSGVPLSLTGTNAQNAFGITSDRAPLAAGCTHANLVTSGSTVSRLGGASGGSGYFNRVCVNGLLAVGGAPVWPLIEPGGGRDFGNSGVGIVIGPGQNNSDIAIIKRTPLRFINESANVEFRTELFNAFNHPQFGNPGTNASAATFGVISTTSVNPRIIQFGLKLNF
- the menC gene encoding o-succinylbenzoate synthase, producing MTTELHLERLELREIELPLISPFETSFGRTTRRRILIVRAFDKSGASGYGECVAAEKPFFNYETIDTAWLITTKHIGPLLTQARVKSAAEVNGSVAQIRGHRMAKGGVETAVWDLEAKLAGRPLWQYLGGTRDEINCGVSIGLQETTEELLDKVAVELDAGYQRIKIKIKPGKDIQLVEAIRSQFPNITLSVDANSAYSLNGHLSVVKQLDNYRLLMIEQPLTAGDLVDHAKLQSQIKTRICLDESIVSLDDVRHALELGACRIVNIKLGRVGGHTEARQIQAYAADRGVPVWCGGMLESGIGRAHNIAMSTQSGFTLPGDVSASKRYWEEDIIDPPVKVSRQGTIKAPTGPGIGFDVNEDRIEALTVRRETVRLDT
- a CDS encoding PDZ domain-containing protein, with product MKRRSVFFGLLLAVGIPIIGTAQGTRLLRHPSVSRDLVAFAYAGDLWLVSRDGGQARRLTSTAGAEMDPYFSPDGSQIAFSATVAGNTDVYLVPTTGGDPRRLTYHPGPDRVRGWTPDGRRVLFASGRVGAPQPYFRLWTIGLDGGLPEALPMPRAFSGVYSPDGRRVAHEEFSTAFIPAWYEASYWKNYRGGRTHPIRVMTLADHSIEKLPWTNSNDTDPMWIGNTIYFLSDRNGMVNLFSYRADTKQVAQVTRHEDFDVMNASAGADAIVYEHAGYVHLLDPRSGQSRRLNIDVNGDLPWARPQFKKVVSMIRNSALSPTGVRAAFEARGEIFSVPTEKGDYRNLTQSPGAHDRSPAWSPDGAKLAWLSDASGEYQLMLGDPLGLTAARSISLPSTAFFSAPAWSPDGTQLLLQDNHKNLWMIEVTSGKATKIDTDNYPDPFRSFDATWAPDSKWVAYSRNLPNRLRAIFIYSLAEKKSQQVTDGLADSISPAFDAGGKYLYFMASTNYGPSTGWLEMSSIDRPVRRAIYLAVLGATEPSPLLPETGDEPPPRPTPGEAPPQPTPAAPRTLNVRVDFDRIAQRIIAVNIPAGEYSNLTAGAAGSFYYTEPIQTTAPGPPSLRLQRYQLSARAAAPFLEGIRSYSLSSDKKKLLYQAAAGGGASWGVVPTDRPAPVRVGDGPLNLATMEMRIDPRAEWENIYRETWRIQREYFYDPKYHGADWEQVFEKYRPFVAHVGHRADLAYLIAVVGGELGVGHSYLTGTGDVPGEDPVPVGLLGADFAIENGRYRIKRIYTGENWNPDLRAPLSAPGIQVAEGDYILEVNGRALAPPTNLYSSFEGTAGRQTLIRVNKTPSMEGSRVITVIPVPSEDGLRARAWIEDNRRTVDKLSNGRLAYVWLPNTGGPGYTYFTRYYYAQQDKEGAIIDERYNQGGQVADYIVSELDRKLMGYFAQRDGQPATSPIAGIYGPKVMIINESAGSGGDALPYMFRQRKLGPMIGTRTWGGLVGTLGFPPTIDGGGITAPNLAFYDLSGKWAVENEGVPPDIEVEYTPAEVIKGHDPQLERAVQEAMKLLEQSPVKRVPRPAPINRVSRRPDSR